The Abditibacteriaceae bacterium genome includes a window with the following:
- a CDS encoding DUF892 family protein, with protein MPETMTIDTLSDLMVVELQELYSTEQQSLEAMPMMAQFATSPQLKQALEEHVTQTQGQVQRLEQIASQLGASLDGPPTRIVEALIAEGLEKLQSIAEPSVRDALILAAQQKLEHIEISCYGTARSHALQLNQPEAADLLQDTLQEEKQNDERLTHLAENLVNDQADPMHSQGS; from the coding sequence ATGCCAGAGACCATGACAATCGACACATTGAGTGACTTGATGGTTGTAGAACTACAAGAGCTCTATAGTACCGAACAGCAATCGTTGGAAGCAATGCCGATGATGGCGCAATTTGCCACCTCACCGCAGCTAAAACAGGCTCTCGAAGAGCACGTCACGCAGACACAAGGTCAGGTGCAACGTCTCGAACAGATCGCGAGTCAGTTAGGTGCATCCTTGGACGGGCCACCCACGCGTATTGTCGAAGCCCTGATTGCGGAAGGCCTCGAAAAATTGCAATCTATCGCCGAGCCATCTGTTCGCGATGCGCTTATCCTTGCCGCGCAGCAGAAACTGGAGCATATCGAGATTTCTTGCTACGGAACCGCGCGCTCACACGCTTTGCAACTTAACCAGCCGGAAGCTGCCGATCTCCTTCAAGACACGTTGCAGGAGGAAAAGCAGAACGATGAGCGCCTCACGCATCTTGCAGAGAATCTGGTCAATGATCAAGCCGACCCTATGCATTCGCAAGGGTCCTAA
- a CDS encoding DUF5666 domain-containing protein, whose protein sequence is MNTKYSDHMTNGVLPGVLAAATLFVGAASAQQRQAGELQNTGATQKVTVTGLVTQAPQGRQFTLRTANGRTYRVDTQGSAASLPRRGERVNAFGVWRKGILQAANIRPVSTPSAQAVVAGAGRASALQGRQMRTVGGVLTNYPDQNRFELRAEEGRTYQVHSVTSLPVGLSAGDRVRAHGTWNNGVLQARSIRMLAEGGLEELRNAARTVVGLVVSDDLGAEFQVRTDNGTIYRVSEANTSRAPYRIGDRVSALGGWRNGILQATSIRVLSND, encoded by the coding sequence ATGAACACGAAATACTCGGACCACATGACGAATGGAGTGCTGCCTGGAGTGCTGGCAGCAGCAACACTCTTTGTTGGGGCAGCCAGCGCGCAGCAGCGGCAAGCCGGTGAACTCCAGAATACCGGAGCAACGCAAAAGGTGACAGTCACCGGCCTTGTGACGCAAGCACCACAAGGCCGCCAGTTCACGTTACGCACCGCGAATGGCCGCACCTATCGAGTAGATACGCAGGGTTCGGCAGCATCGCTGCCGCGTCGGGGCGAGCGCGTCAACGCCTTCGGTGTCTGGCGCAAGGGCATTCTGCAGGCCGCCAATATTCGTCCCGTCAGCACACCTTCAGCACAGGCTGTGGTTGCGGGAGCAGGCAGGGCCTCGGCGCTTCAGGGCCGGCAGATGCGCACAGTCGGTGGTGTTCTCACCAACTACCCGGATCAGAACCGTTTTGAACTGCGTGCCGAGGAGGGACGAACCTATCAAGTTCACTCCGTTACATCACTTCCTGTCGGCTTGAGTGCAGGAGACCGAGTGCGTGCCCATGGTACCTGGAACAACGGAGTGCTACAGGCACGCAGTATCCGGATGCTTGCGGAGGGCGGTCTTGAAGAACTGCGCAATGCCGCTCGAACGGTGGTGGGTTTGGTAGTTTCTGATGACCTTGGCGCTGAGTTTCAAGTGCGCACAGATAACGGCACCATTTACCGAGTTTCGGAGGCTAACACCTCTCGCGCGCCCTATCGCATCGGCGACCGCGTCAGTGCACTCGGCGGTTGGAGAAACGGCATCTTACAGGCTACCTCCATCCGTGTTCTTTCGAATGATTAA
- a CDS encoding DUF4142 domain-containing protein: MLNKRITTLLSVGFVTGLALTPVLAQHNNGNAGTGNAGAGNGNNAGASGGKMAGNSGTLTPLPVPPPAGAMSPAATALDAATRANFDRLFIAKAAQGNMAEVMTGQLALRKSQNAQVRQLAQHLVTGHGVANTDLLRVATTNNVPPPTFVGAMHAATHDHLSRLSGAQFDQMYLAAQVEAHENAITLYQQELAVGTNPEARAYAARILPEIMNHTTMIYTIARAVNAPGLSDRPQDLVNAAVAAGTIAMRTATTSGAGGGHSMAAAINNTPNAMHNATTGPHATSTGGTQ, encoded by the coding sequence ATGTTAAATAAACGAATCACAACTCTTCTCAGCGTTGGCTTTGTCACCGGATTGGCGCTAACGCCAGTGTTAGCCCAGCACAATAATGGCAATGCGGGCACTGGAAACGCTGGTGCCGGAAATGGGAACAACGCTGGCGCATCCGGTGGTAAAATGGCGGGGAATTCAGGCACCCTGACGCCTTTACCTGTGCCACCGCCAGCAGGCGCGATGTCACCGGCTGCGACGGCCCTCGACGCGGCGACGCGTGCCAATTTTGACCGACTGTTCATCGCCAAAGCTGCGCAGGGAAATATGGCCGAAGTGATGACCGGACAATTGGCCTTACGCAAATCACAAAATGCGCAGGTGCGCCAACTGGCCCAACATTTGGTGACCGGCCATGGCGTGGCGAATACCGACTTGCTGCGTGTGGCAACAACGAATAATGTGCCGCCCCCCACGTTTGTCGGCGCTATGCACGCCGCGACCCACGATCATCTTTCGCGGCTTTCGGGCGCGCAGTTCGATCAGATGTATCTCGCAGCACAAGTTGAAGCGCATGAAAACGCGATTACTCTATATCAGCAGGAACTGGCGGTGGGCACCAATCCCGAAGCTCGCGCTTATGCGGCTCGGATTCTGCCTGAAATCATGAATCACACGACAATGATTTATACCATCGCTCGTGCTGTAAACGCACCCGGATTGAGTGACCGGCCGCAGGATCTGGTGAATGCTGCCGTTGCAGCGGGAACCATTGCGATGCGCACTGCGACAACGTCCGGTGCAGGTGGAGGGCACTCGATGGCTGCCGCTATAAATAATACGCCCAATGCTATGCACAATGCGACAACCGGGCCGCATGCGACCTCGACAGGTGGCACTCAGTAA
- a CDS encoding uracil-DNA glycosylase, whose amino-acid sequence MDKNRLLLELHQEIRGCPLCRLAETRTHAVPGEGNFQAQLMFVGEGPGENEDLSGRPFIGAAGSFLNELLARAGIARNDVFITNIVKCRPPRNRDPLPDEVAACNDYLMAQIALIEPKFVVTLGSPAMKTLISAKLQISKVRCQVFRKSGIFFVPLFHPAAALHNKSLVATLQNDILRLKELIARPLRDDEIIDLSPPRMDEEPQPKESQKESDEPELSLF is encoded by the coding sequence ATGGACAAAAATCGCCTGTTGCTCGAACTGCATCAAGAAATTCGCGGTTGTCCGTTGTGCCGTTTGGCTGAAACTCGCACGCACGCGGTTCCCGGCGAAGGCAATTTTCAGGCGCAGTTGATGTTTGTTGGCGAAGGACCGGGTGAAAACGAAGACCTTTCGGGACGGCCTTTCATCGGTGCTGCCGGAAGTTTCCTCAATGAATTGCTGGCACGCGCCGGAATCGCGCGCAACGATGTCTTTATCACCAACATCGTGAAATGCCGTCCGCCGCGCAACCGCGACCCGTTGCCTGATGAAGTCGCGGCGTGCAACGATTATCTGATGGCCCAAATTGCGCTCATTGAGCCGAAGTTCGTGGTGACGCTGGGCAGCCCGGCGATGAAAACTTTGATTAGTGCCAAACTGCAAATCAGCAAAGTGCGTTGTCAGGTTTTTCGCAAAAGCGGGATTTTCTTTGTGCCGTTGTTTCATCCGGCGGCAGCACTGCACAATAAAAGTCTGGTGGCGACGCTGCAAAACGACATTCTGAGATTGAAAGAACTCATTGCGCGCCCGTTGCGCGATGATGAAATTATCGACCTTTCGCCACCGCGAATGGATGAAGAGCCGCAACCTAAAGAGTCGCAAAAAGAATCGGACGAACCCGAATTATCGCTATTTTAA
- a CDS encoding glycoside hydrolase family 43 protein: MSIEYQNPVWSGYFADPFVLKLKGEYFAYGTGSCIDDDLQYDSRIFPVLHSTDLVHWEHIGSALEPLQSPCRRYYWAPEVVERDGKFFMFYSAGWGIDNENHHLRLAIADHPAGPFRDTGQVLLPQEKLSIDPHPFRDPKDGRWYLFFARDYFDGRAGTGTAVVPLKDDMTPDGEPHTVLRATCDWHINARNYTGYDKIWDAWHTVEGPFVTFHNGLYYCFYSGGSWESDDYGVGYGVAQHPLGPYCDDWNLEGPQVLRRIEGKVHGPGHISVVTGPDDQTQYMVYHAWDPDHTARRMCIDPLVWTPQGPRCLGPTTEPQPLATPQAVCPFNERRQHSPSRSGSPISGGGVRGFGDRRERRLVPGHSRMTFGHSIHATGR, from the coding sequence ATGAGCATAGAATATCAGAACCCTGTATGGTCCGGCTATTTTGCGGACCCTTTTGTGTTGAAGCTCAAGGGCGAATATTTCGCTTATGGGACCGGAAGTTGTATCGACGATGACTTGCAATATGACAGCAGAATATTCCCTGTGCTTCACTCAACCGACTTGGTGCATTGGGAACATATTGGCAGCGCTTTGGAGCCGTTGCAATCTCCGTGTCGCAGGTACTATTGGGCACCCGAAGTCGTGGAACGCGACGGTAAATTCTTCATGTTCTACTCCGCGGGGTGGGGCATAGACAATGAGAACCATCACCTGCGCTTGGCCATCGCAGATCATCCAGCGGGGCCGTTCCGCGACACTGGGCAAGTGCTGTTACCCCAAGAAAAGTTAAGTATTGATCCTCATCCGTTTCGTGACCCCAAGGATGGCCGATGGTACCTCTTCTTTGCCAGGGACTACTTTGACGGTCGAGCTGGCACCGGAACAGCCGTCGTGCCATTGAAAGATGACATGACGCCGGATGGAGAGCCGCACACTGTCCTGCGTGCTACTTGCGATTGGCACATCAACGCGCGCAACTACACCGGCTACGACAAAATTTGGGACGCCTGGCATACCGTAGAAGGGCCGTTTGTGACCTTTCACAACGGTCTGTATTATTGCTTCTACAGTGGTGGTTCGTGGGAGTCTGATGATTATGGGGTGGGTTATGGCGTCGCTCAGCATCCGTTGGGACCGTATTGCGACGACTGGAACCTGGAAGGGCCACAGGTGCTGCGCCGGATTGAGGGCAAGGTCCATGGTCCCGGCCACATTTCGGTCGTCACAGGCCCGGATGATCAGACACAATATATGGTCTATCACGCTTGGGACCCAGACCATACAGCCCGTCGTATGTGCATTGACCCCTTGGTGTGGACGCCCCAAGGCCCCCGATGTCTAGGGCCCACCACCGAGCCGCAGCCATTGGCTACACCGCAAGCCGTATGTCCTTTTAATGAGAGGCGTCAGCACAGTCCTAGTCGATCAGGTTCCCCTATCTCTGGTGGCGGAGTCAGAGGGTTCGGGGATCGCCGTGAGCGTCGGCTGGTTCCCGGGCACTCTCGCATGACGTTCGGACACTCTATTCATGCGACAGGACGTTAA
- a CDS encoding ribonuclease J: MSRDDIKIIPLGGVCEIGKNMMLYEYDEKILIVDCGVMFPDEDLPGVDLIIPDFTYLKENRNRIAGLCLTHGHEDHVGAMGYFMREFPTVPVYGGALTLGIMQARLREHPVDAKSLTMNTVHPGESRQIGPFKVEWIRVGHSIPDACGLAITTDLGTIIQSGDFKFDQTPVDGKLPQFARFAQFGESGVLALLSDTTNAGRAGQTGSESSVRPGLERIFADVEGRIFVATFASNVHRVQQVMDIADLYGRRVALTGRSMLTICGIAEQLGYLKPPKPLVPIEEIENYADNEICVLMTGAQGEPMAALSKMAKHQNRFCDLRPNDSVILSSTPIPGNEGAVFKVINALCLSGAHVYRAPNHPVHVSGHGNQEDLKLMLNLTRPKWAIPYHGEPRHALSYADLCEGAGYDRDSVPFMQVGDVLSVSPDKCEIIGHVPAGAVLVDGLTIGDVGNAVLRDRKHLGDDGFVAVSVILDKQTGAILNGPDITQRGFLHQPNAEEFLQTATERVKARLLELERGQVGDEQGIARIIRETLADFIGSTMRRRPMILPVVMKV, encoded by the coding sequence ATGAGTAGAGACGACATCAAAATCATTCCGCTTGGCGGAGTCTGTGAAATTGGCAAAAACATGATGCTGTATGAATACGATGAGAAAATTCTCATCGTCGATTGCGGCGTCATGTTCCCCGACGAAGATTTACCGGGCGTCGATTTAATCATCCCCGACTTCACTTACCTGAAGGAAAACCGCAACCGCATCGCTGGTTTGTGCCTGACCCACGGCCACGAAGATCACGTCGGGGCGATGGGTTATTTTATGCGCGAATTCCCCACCGTTCCGGTGTACGGCGGCGCGCTCACCCTCGGCATTATGCAGGCGCGTTTGCGCGAGCATCCTGTCGATGCTAAAAGCTTGACGATGAATACTGTTCATCCCGGCGAATCGCGCCAGATTGGGCCATTCAAAGTCGAATGGATTCGCGTCGGCCACTCGATCCCCGATGCGTGCGGCCTCGCCATCACCACCGATTTGGGCACAATCATCCAGAGCGGCGACTTCAAATTCGACCAGACGCCGGTCGATGGCAAATTGCCTCAGTTCGCGCGCTTTGCTCAGTTCGGCGAAAGCGGCGTCCTCGCGCTGTTGTCCGACACCACGAACGCAGGCCGCGCCGGACAAACCGGTAGCGAAAGCAGCGTGCGCCCCGGCTTGGAACGCATCTTTGCCGATGTCGAAGGCCGCATTTTCGTCGCGACGTTTGCGTCGAACGTTCATCGCGTTCAGCAAGTGATGGACATCGCCGATCTGTATGGCCGTCGCGTCGCGCTGACGGGCCGCTCGATGCTGACCATTTGCGGCATCGCCGAGCAACTCGGCTATCTCAAGCCGCCGAAGCCTCTTGTGCCGATTGAAGAAATCGAAAACTACGCCGACAACGAAATCTGTGTCCTGATGACCGGCGCGCAAGGCGAGCCGATGGCCGCTTTGTCGAAAATGGCAAAGCATCAGAATCGTTTCTGCGACCTGCGCCCCAACGATTCGGTCATTTTGTCCTCGACGCCGATTCCGGGCAACGAAGGCGCGGTTTTCAAAGTCATCAATGCCCTTTGCCTGAGCGGAGCGCACGTTTACCGCGCGCCGAACCATCCGGTTCACGTTTCGGGTCATGGCAATCAGGAAGACCTCAAGTTGATGCTCAACCTGACGCGTCCGAAGTGGGCGATTCCGTATCACGGCGAACCTCGCCACGCTCTCAGCTACGCCGATTTGTGCGAAGGCGCCGGTTACGACCGCGACAGCGTGCCGTTTATGCAGGTTGGGGATGTCCTTTCTGTTTCGCCGGATAAGTGCGAAATTATCGGACATGTTCCAGCGGGCGCTGTCCTCGTCGATGGCCTGACAATCGGCGACGTTGGAAATGCCGTATTGCGCGACCGCAAACATTTGGGCGACGACGGTTTTGTTGCGGTGTCGGTCATTCTTGACAAACAAACCGGCGCAATCCTCAACGGCCCCGACATCACGCAGCGCGGCTTTCTGCACCAACCCAACGCCGAAGAGTTTTTGCAAACCGCTACCGAACGCGTTAAAGCGCGCTTGCTGGAACTGGAACGTGGTCAAGTCGGAGATGAGCAGGGCATCGCGCGTATTATTCGCGAAACGCTTGCCGATTTCATCGGTTCGACAATGCGCCGCCGCCCGATGATCCTGCCGGTTGTTATGAAAGTGTAA
- a CDS encoding GNAT family N-acetyltransferase, which yields MDRCLITLEPDPTNIDVRALVDGLVQFNASRAEAENWQSLNLLLRDQHTDAAVQGGLLGYTHWGWLFVSHLWIAEPLRGQGYGRSLLDKAEEEALARGCRYAHLDTFDFQARDFYAKLGYMVFGQLHDYPAGHTRFFLQKALR from the coding sequence ATGGATCGTTGCCTCATTACTCTTGAGCCGGACCCGACAAACATTGATGTCAGAGCACTCGTCGATGGTCTGGTACAGTTTAATGCTTCGCGCGCAGAGGCAGAGAATTGGCAGTCACTGAATCTCCTGCTTCGGGATCAGCACACGGATGCTGCAGTACAAGGCGGCCTACTTGGCTATACGCACTGGGGCTGGCTCTTTGTAAGCCACCTCTGGATTGCAGAGCCTCTCCGGGGTCAGGGCTATGGACGTTCCTTACTGGACAAGGCTGAAGAGGAGGCCTTGGCACGTGGATGCCGATACGCTCATTTAGATACCTTTGATTTTCAGGCTCGTGACTTTTACGCAAAGCTTGGCTATATGGTATTCGGGCAACTCCACGATTATCCTGCCGGTCATACACGGTTCTTCCTACAAAAGGCACTCAGATAA
- a CDS encoding DUF6785 family protein, whose product MRTIRHGTAISSENSESTKRCPGVTARVAVLCLALAALFGFLIPLIDFKLNNTFLGATHLPPGAIAALLVLLFAVNPMLRFVSKRLAFTRNESLTVYITCLFSCLVPGHGSETLIIPSLISPFYYASPINKWLDFLQPGLKPWLTPALNADGSVNTAVVAGFQQGASGVVPWSAWLVPLVFWGSFALVSYAMLGCLSVMLRAQWAEREALTFPLLKLPLQLTEGMAQNRGDDAPALPLFFRNGLMWMGFGIAAFIQLVNGLNVYFPDVPPINLSVNTAPMFSEPPWNQIGWVNLTTFPIAVGIAYLLTTEVSFSLWFFFWFMKFQLIAAYLLGYPPSTLPSAPGGFTDKLFAGFQQLGAYLAYVAMILWLAREHLGHIASRAFGRARARTGEAEEVISYPLAFWGFVGSFVLMTLATCLAGVRLDIALALWVSYLVFAIGLSRVAVEGGVLFLLHNNVMPLGAITRLLGSGPSTWLVPENGVVPASLFQTGFAYHMRGFLMPSFIQSFKLAYDEKINGRRLAWLLVGVILVSLVVGWLQLLRLSYGTGAMAMGNKWYMTLGSQSPANFITAMSKGDIPVGQSWFWLGVGAALTYGMMLARTRLMWFPFHPIGYIMALTYPGQMFWFSIFLGWSAKTLLNRFGGADTVRKTTPFFLGMVLGDVSMMLFWLLIDGWQGRTSHQLMPG is encoded by the coding sequence ATGAGAACAATCCGTCACGGCACCGCGATTTCCTCCGAAAATTCCGAATCAACAAAACGCTGTCCGGGCGTCACAGCACGCGTGGCCGTGCTGTGTTTGGCTCTGGCGGCGCTTTTCGGCTTTCTGATTCCGCTTATCGACTTCAAGTTGAATAATACATTTCTGGGCGCGACTCATTTGCCCCCGGGCGCAATCGCCGCGCTCTTGGTGTTACTTTTTGCTGTCAATCCAATGCTCCGGTTTGTTTCCAAGCGACTTGCCTTTACGCGCAACGAAAGTCTTACGGTTTACATTACGTGCTTGTTTTCTTGTCTCGTGCCCGGACACGGCAGCGAGACCCTGATTATTCCGAGCCTGATTTCACCGTTTTATTACGCATCGCCTATCAACAAATGGCTCGATTTTTTGCAGCCCGGCCTCAAGCCCTGGCTGACACCGGCGCTCAACGCGGATGGAAGCGTCAACACTGCTGTTGTCGCGGGCTTTCAACAAGGCGCAAGTGGCGTTGTACCGTGGTCGGCATGGCTGGTGCCTTTGGTTTTCTGGGGCAGCTTCGCCCTTGTTTCGTACGCGATGCTCGGTTGCCTTTCGGTCATGCTGCGGGCGCAGTGGGCCGAACGTGAAGCCCTCACTTTTCCGCTCCTTAAATTGCCGCTGCAACTGACGGAAGGCATGGCCCAAAATCGCGGCGACGATGCGCCGGCGTTGCCGCTGTTCTTTCGCAACGGCCTGATGTGGATGGGATTTGGCATTGCCGCATTTATCCAACTGGTTAATGGCCTCAATGTTTACTTTCCCGATGTGCCGCCGATTAATCTCAGCGTCAATACCGCGCCGATGTTTTCCGAGCCACCGTGGAATCAAATCGGTTGGGTGAACTTAACAACCTTTCCAATTGCCGTCGGCATCGCGTATTTGCTGACAACCGAAGTGTCCTTTTCGCTTTGGTTTTTCTTTTGGTTCATGAAGTTCCAGTTAATAGCTGCGTATTTGTTGGGCTATCCGCCATCAACTTTGCCGTCTGCGCCCGGCGGTTTTACCGACAAGCTCTTTGCGGGCTTTCAGCAACTGGGCGCTTACCTCGCTTATGTCGCCATGATTTTATGGCTGGCACGCGAGCATCTGGGGCATATCGCCTCGCGCGCATTTGGACGCGCAAGGGCTCGAACGGGCGAAGCCGAAGAAGTCATTTCTTACCCGCTGGCATTCTGGGGATTCGTTGGTTCGTTCGTTCTGATGACCCTTGCAACCTGCCTCGCAGGCGTGCGGCTCGACATCGCTCTGGCTTTGTGGGTTTCGTATCTGGTGTTTGCCATTGGCTTGTCGCGTGTGGCGGTGGAAGGCGGAGTGCTGTTCCTGCTGCACAACAACGTGATGCCTTTGGGTGCGATAACGCGGCTTTTAGGCAGCGGCCCCAGCACCTGGCTTGTCCCTGAGAACGGCGTTGTGCCCGCGTCGCTTTTTCAAACCGGATTCGCTTATCACATGCGCGGCTTCTTGATGCCGAGCTTTATTCAAAGCTTCAAGCTGGCCTACGACGAGAAAATCAATGGGCGTCGCCTTGCGTGGCTGCTCGTGGGAGTTATTCTGGTTTCACTAGTCGTTGGTTGGTTGCAGCTTCTGCGCTTGAGCTACGGAACAGGCGCGATGGCGATGGGAAACAAATGGTACATGACGCTCGGCAGCCAGAGTCCGGCGAACTTTATCACGGCGATGAGCAAGGGCGATATTCCCGTGGGGCAAAGCTGGTTCTGGCTTGGCGTTGGGGCGGCTTTGACCTACGGCATGATGCTGGCGCGCACGCGGTTGATGTGGTTCCCGTTTCATCCCATCGGCTACATCATGGCGCTCACTTATCCGGGACAAATGTTCTGGTTTTCGATTTTCCTCGGTTGGTCGGCGAAAACACTTCTCAACCGCTTTGGCGGGGCCGATACCGTTCGCAAGACAACGCCTTTCTTTTTGGGCATGGTGCTCGGCGACGTTTCGATGATGCTTTTCTGGCTGCTCATCGATGGCTGGCAGGGCCGCACCTCGCATCAGCTAATGCCGGGATAA
- a CDS encoding ATP-grasp domain-containing protein has product MKIYVSGLHCSANPQPGVGLIRSLRLGYPSAELVGVEYSNRISGIHWDGIDDLWIQRPWSELNLEAYGERIKEVLDDGALWISGTDLEAMWLADLFPDGHPNLLAPPMGALKRITKPAVEAASGLPVKVPTFVSTDHSDWDLHDFCRKHNWKVWLKGPYYEAARTPTWENFEAVRRSLSKVWSTQRLFLQAHVSGYEESVMLCAYQGELLQAVSMRKRDITPEGKTWAGDISEVPTDFMAPLKRMVKELNWTGGGEIEMTRDATGQLWLMEMNPRFPAWVHGATIAGYNLPASLVEAASGITAKASPNQSDEFTRVVLEVPVRPEYPLPPLSEPYSGAVGHSMKHPSGLTSLAKKLHKTNPKMLEAVVDPDGPDGLPQVPPSFLNDINGYDFGQVQTPQFLFMNSTATGLFEKAAARARRLSTDDVEVISGYSIKTNPDDQLIKLALDNGFMAEAISLLEVQKALEIGFRPDQVILNGPGKWWPEGMMPKERMHAVFCDSIADLNRAVAAMEKGEMSAKHVGVRIRTPNIDSRFGIPLDSPATFRKMLEAIKTLPADTAFGVHFHMASDRVGVAQWWHLFESMLKWCRSIEKLSGRTIEVLDMGGGWFPDDWHADDNSKFARAVETVKAMLPGVRQIISEPGKAMAQPSMALAMRILEIQEHEEDYVEAVVDASIAELPMYFFYPHRMLRKCGETGELTPLGRGKTHLMGRLCMEHDIVAANVELPKGTRAGDLLIFCDAGGYDRSMSYVFGRG; this is encoded by the coding sequence ATGAAAATTTATGTAAGTGGTCTTCACTGCAGTGCTAATCCGCAACCCGGGGTTGGCTTAATACGTTCGCTTCGTCTTGGGTATCCAAGTGCAGAACTCGTCGGCGTCGAATACTCAAATCGTATCTCTGGTATCCATTGGGATGGAATCGACGATCTGTGGATTCAGCGACCATGGAGCGAACTCAATCTTGAAGCCTACGGCGAACGTATCAAGGAAGTCCTCGACGATGGTGCATTGTGGATCTCAGGCACCGATCTCGAAGCGATGTGGCTGGCGGATCTGTTCCCCGACGGGCATCCTAACCTGCTGGCACCACCTATGGGCGCCCTGAAGCGCATCACCAAGCCAGCGGTTGAGGCCGCCAGTGGCCTGCCGGTTAAGGTTCCGACCTTTGTTTCTACCGACCACAGCGATTGGGATCTCCATGATTTCTGCCGCAAGCACAACTGGAAAGTCTGGCTGAAGGGACCCTATTACGAGGCTGCACGCACACCAACTTGGGAGAATTTCGAGGCGGTCCGGCGATCGCTGTCCAAGGTCTGGTCCACGCAGCGCTTGTTCCTTCAGGCTCATGTGAGCGGTTATGAAGAATCTGTGATGCTCTGTGCCTATCAAGGCGAATTGCTTCAGGCGGTGAGCATGCGCAAGCGCGACATTACTCCCGAAGGCAAGACTTGGGCGGGTGACATCTCCGAAGTGCCTACCGACTTTATGGCCCCCTTGAAGCGCATGGTGAAAGAACTCAATTGGACCGGAGGCGGCGAAATTGAAATGACCCGCGACGCTACCGGTCAATTGTGGCTCATGGAAATGAATCCGCGCTTCCCTGCGTGGGTTCATGGCGCTACCATTGCTGGATATAATCTGCCCGCGTCCCTTGTCGAAGCCGCCAGTGGCATCACCGCAAAAGCATCACCGAATCAATCAGACGAATTCACGCGCGTCGTGCTCGAAGTGCCTGTGCGGCCTGAATATCCGCTGCCCCCGCTGTCCGAGCCTTATTCAGGAGCAGTCGGGCATTCGATGAAGCACCCCTCGGGATTAACTTCGCTCGCGAAGAAACTTCATAAGACGAACCCGAAAATGTTAGAAGCCGTCGTCGATCCCGATGGCCCAGACGGCCTTCCGCAGGTGCCGCCATCCTTTCTCAACGATATCAATGGCTACGACTTTGGGCAGGTGCAAACTCCGCAATTTCTGTTCATGAATTCAACAGCGACGGGCCTCTTTGAGAAAGCCGCCGCACGCGCCCGTCGGCTGAGCACCGACGATGTAGAAGTCATAAGCGGCTACTCGATTAAGACCAACCCCGATGACCAACTCATTAAGCTCGCGCTGGACAACGGTTTCATGGCCGAAGCGATCAGTTTGCTGGAAGTGCAGAAAGCCCTCGAAATTGGCTTTCGTCCTGATCAAGTTATTCTGAATGGCCCGGGGAAATGGTGGCCAGAAGGAATGATGCCGAAGGAGCGGATGCATGCTGTCTTTTGCGATTCCATCGCCGACTTGAATCGCGCTGTCGCAGCTATGGAAAAGGGGGAAATGAGTGCGAAGCACGTCGGCGTCCGTATCCGCACGCCGAATATCGATTCGCGCTTTGGAATTCCCCTTGATAGCCCGGCCACTTTTCGCAAAATGCTAGAGGCGATAAAGACGCTTCCCGCCGATACAGCCTTTGGTGTGCATTTCCATATGGCAAGTGATAGGGTCGGCGTCGCACAATGGTGGCATCTCTTTGAATCGATGCTCAAGTGGTGCCGCTCCATTGAGAAACTCTCAGGCCGGACCATCGAGGTGCTCGATATGGGGGGCGGATGGTTCCCTGACGACTGGCATGCTGACGATAACTCGAAGTTCGCCAGGGCCGTTGAAACCGTCAAAGCGATGCTACCCGGCGTTCGTCAAATCATTTCCGAACCGGGCAAAGCAATGGCGCAGCCGTCTATGGCGCTTGCGATGCGTATTCTCGAAATTCAAGAGCATGAGGAAGATTATGTCGAAGCCGTCGTCGATGCATCAATCGCCGAGCTACCCATGTATTTTTTCTATCCTCATCGCATGCTGAGAAAGTGTGGCGAGACTGGGGAGTTAACTCCCCTCGGGCGCGGCAAGACTCATCTCATGGGTCGGCTTTGTATGGAGCACGATATCGTTGCGGCTAATGTGGAGCTTCCCAAAGGAACTCGCGCCGGTGATTTATTAATTTTTTGTGACGCTGGTGGTTACGACAGGAGTATGTCTTATGTATTTGGACGTGGCTGA